In the Alligator mississippiensis isolate rAllMis1 chromosome 7, rAllMis1, whole genome shotgun sequence genome, one interval contains:
- the LOC102565488 gene encoding tubulin alpha-3 chain isoform X1 — translation MRECISIHVGQAGVQIGNACWELYCLEHGIQPDGQMPSDKTTGGGDDSFNTFFSETGAGKHVPRAVFVDLEPTVVDEVRTGTYRQLFHPEQLITGKEDAANNYARGHYTIGKEIVDLVLDRIRKLADLCTGLQGFLIFHSFGGGTGSGFASLLMERLSVDYGKKSKLEFAIYPAPQVSTAVVEPYNSILTTHTTLEHSDCAFMVDNEAIYDICRRNLDIERPTYTNLNRLIGQIVSSITASLRFDGALNVDLTEFQTNLVPYPRIHFPLATYAPVISAEKAYHEQLSVAEITNACFEPANQMVKCDPRHGKYMACCMLYRGDVVPKDVNAAIATIKTKRTIQFVDWCPTGFKVGINYQPPTVVPGGDLAKVQRAVCMLSNTTAIAEAWARLDHKFDLMYAKRAFVHWYVGEGMEEGEFSEAREDLAALEKDYEEVGVDSVEAEAEEGEEY, via the exons ATG CGTGAATGTATCTCGATCCACGTGGGCCAGGCCGGTGTTCAGATTGGCAATGCATGTTGGGAATTATATTGTCTTGAACATGGAATCCAGCCTGACGGGCAGATGCCCAGTGATAAAACCACTGGAGGTGGAGATGATTCATTTAACACTTTCTTCAGCGAGACGGGGGCTGGTAAACATGTGCCCAGGGCTGTATTTGTGGACCTTGAGCCAACAGTGGTTG ATGAAGTACGTACAGGCACATACAGACAACTATTTCATCCTGAGCAACTCATTACTGGAAAGGAGGATGCAGCTAACAATTATGCCAGAGGCCATTACACTATTGGAAAAGAGATTGTTGATCTAGTACTAGATCGCATTCGCAAGCTG gctgatctgtgcacagggctccAGGGTTTCCTCATCTTCCATAGTTTTGGAGGAGGCACTGGCTCTGGGTTTGCATCTCTACTTATGGAAAGACTCTCTGTTGACTATGGCAAAAAGTCTAAACTAGAATTTGCAATTTACCCAGCACCACAGGTTTCTACTGCAGTAGTGGAACCCTACAACTCCATTCTGACTACACACACAACATTGGAACATTCTGACTGTGCCTTCATGGTAGACAATGAAGCTATATATGACATATGTCGTCGCAACCTTGACATTGAGCGTCCTACTTACACAAACTTAAATAGACTCATTGGGCAAATAGTCTCATCTATCACAGCTTCACTTCGTTTTGATGGAGCCCTCAATGTAGATCTAACAGAGTTCCAGACCAATCTTGTCCCATATCCACGAATCCATTTCCCATTGGCGACTTATGCGCCTGTCATTTCTGCTGAAAAAGCATACCATGAGCAGCTGTCTGTGGCAGAAATTACTAATGCTTGCTTTGAGCCAGCTAATCAGATGGTAAAGTGTGACCCTCGCCATGGCAAGTATATGGCCTGCTGTATGTTATATAGAGGTGATGTTGTCCCTAAAGATGTCAATGCAGCCATAGCTACTATCAAGACCAAGCGTACTATTCAATTTGTGGATTGGTGTCCAACTGGATTCAag gTGGGTATTAATTACCAACCTCCAACTGTAGTACCAGGAGGTGACTTGGCCAAGGTACAGCGGGCAGTTTGTATGCTGAGTAATACAACTGCCATTGCAGAAGCATGGGCTCGCCTTGATCATAAATTTGATCTGATGTATGCTAAGCGTGCCTTTGTGCATTGGTATGTTGGAGAAGGAATGGAAGAAGGAGAATTTTCTGAGGCCCGGGAAGATTTGGCTGCACTGGAAAAAGATTATGAAGAAGTGGGTGTAGATTCAGTAGAAGCAGAGGCAGAAGAAGGggaagaatattaa
- the LOC102565488 gene encoding tubulin alpha-3 chain isoform X2 yields the protein MPSDKTTGGGDDSFNTFFSETGAGKHVPRAVFVDLEPTVVDEVRTGTYRQLFHPEQLITGKEDAANNYARGHYTIGKEIVDLVLDRIRKLADLCTGLQGFLIFHSFGGGTGSGFASLLMERLSVDYGKKSKLEFAIYPAPQVSTAVVEPYNSILTTHTTLEHSDCAFMVDNEAIYDICRRNLDIERPTYTNLNRLIGQIVSSITASLRFDGALNVDLTEFQTNLVPYPRIHFPLATYAPVISAEKAYHEQLSVAEITNACFEPANQMVKCDPRHGKYMACCMLYRGDVVPKDVNAAIATIKTKRTIQFVDWCPTGFKVGINYQPPTVVPGGDLAKVQRAVCMLSNTTAIAEAWARLDHKFDLMYAKRAFVHWYVGEGMEEGEFSEAREDLAALEKDYEEVGVDSVEAEAEEGEEY from the exons ATGCCCAGTGATAAAACCACTGGAGGTGGAGATGATTCATTTAACACTTTCTTCAGCGAGACGGGGGCTGGTAAACATGTGCCCAGGGCTGTATTTGTGGACCTTGAGCCAACAGTGGTTG ATGAAGTACGTACAGGCACATACAGACAACTATTTCATCCTGAGCAACTCATTACTGGAAAGGAGGATGCAGCTAACAATTATGCCAGAGGCCATTACACTATTGGAAAAGAGATTGTTGATCTAGTACTAGATCGCATTCGCAAGCTG gctgatctgtgcacagggctccAGGGTTTCCTCATCTTCCATAGTTTTGGAGGAGGCACTGGCTCTGGGTTTGCATCTCTACTTATGGAAAGACTCTCTGTTGACTATGGCAAAAAGTCTAAACTAGAATTTGCAATTTACCCAGCACCACAGGTTTCTACTGCAGTAGTGGAACCCTACAACTCCATTCTGACTACACACACAACATTGGAACATTCTGACTGTGCCTTCATGGTAGACAATGAAGCTATATATGACATATGTCGTCGCAACCTTGACATTGAGCGTCCTACTTACACAAACTTAAATAGACTCATTGGGCAAATAGTCTCATCTATCACAGCTTCACTTCGTTTTGATGGAGCCCTCAATGTAGATCTAACAGAGTTCCAGACCAATCTTGTCCCATATCCACGAATCCATTTCCCATTGGCGACTTATGCGCCTGTCATTTCTGCTGAAAAAGCATACCATGAGCAGCTGTCTGTGGCAGAAATTACTAATGCTTGCTTTGAGCCAGCTAATCAGATGGTAAAGTGTGACCCTCGCCATGGCAAGTATATGGCCTGCTGTATGTTATATAGAGGTGATGTTGTCCCTAAAGATGTCAATGCAGCCATAGCTACTATCAAGACCAAGCGTACTATTCAATTTGTGGATTGGTGTCCAACTGGATTCAag gTGGGTATTAATTACCAACCTCCAACTGTAGTACCAGGAGGTGACTTGGCCAAGGTACAGCGGGCAGTTTGTATGCTGAGTAATACAACTGCCATTGCAGAAGCATGGGCTCGCCTTGATCATAAATTTGATCTGATGTATGCTAAGCGTGCCTTTGTGCATTGGTATGTTGGAGAAGGAATGGAAGAAGGAGAATTTTCTGAGGCCCGGGAAGATTTGGCTGCACTGGAAAAAGATTATGAAGAAGTGGGTGTAGATTCAGTAGAAGCAGAGGCAGAAGAAGGggaagaatattaa